In Clostridium sporogenes, one genomic interval encodes:
- a CDS encoding GNAT family N-acetyltransferase — MNNKFKVSIELAKGTVNEYIIKDITGISIGRIFILELSKKNKYGCFRLNLYRDGENSNIYLNYILKDFLQYLFYKKEICKINIIINENMNTNVFIEYGFYLEGIINDSRLIDGIKTSEFLFGLDIDTFRKANLYKELSIEGKNISLKLLTPINAQELLDYYIRNERHLKSYEPTRDKTFYTLKGQRDLLMDSYKQYLNGNSLEFGIYKDEKFIGKIKISNIIMGIFKNCIVGYSIDRDFQGNGYMKEALKLLIGYTFNEIDIHRIEASTLIDNIRSQKVLEGCGFKKLGTNEKYLYVDGKWQDHVTYYIVNNNI; from the coding sequence ATGAACAATAAATTTAAGGTAAGCATAGAATTAGCGAAAGGTACAGTAAATGAATATATAATTAAAGATATTACAGGTATAAGTATAGGTAGAATATTCATATTAGAGTTATCTAAAAAAAATAAATATGGTTGTTTTAGATTAAATCTTTATAGAGATGGTGAAAATTCAAATATTTATTTAAATTATATATTAAAAGATTTTTTACAATATTTATTTTATAAAAAAGAAATTTGTAAAATAAATATTATAATAAATGAAAATATGAATACAAATGTTTTTATAGAATATGGATTTTATTTAGAAGGAATTATAAATGATAGTAGATTAATAGATGGTATAAAAACTAGTGAATTTTTATTTGGATTAGACATAGATACTTTTAGGAAAGCTAATTTGTATAAAGAATTAAGCATAGAAGGGAAAAATATAAGCTTAAAGCTATTGACGCCTATAAATGCACAAGAATTATTAGATTATTATATAAGAAATGAAAGGCATCTAAAAAGCTATGAACCCACACGAGATAAAACTTTTTATACTTTAAAAGGGCAAAGGGATTTATTAATGGATTCATATAAACAATATTTAAATGGAAATAGTTTAGAATTTGGTATATATAAAGATGAAAAATTTATAGGTAAAATAAAGATATCAAATATAATAATGGGCATATTTAAAAATTGCATTGTAGGATATTCAATAGACAGAGATTTCCAAGGAAATGGATATATGAAGGAAGCACTTAAATTATTGATAGGTTATACATTTAATGAAATTGATATACATAGAATAGAAGCTTCAACTTTAATAGATAATATTAGATCTCAAAAAGTATTGGAAGGGTGCGGATTTAAAAAGCTAGGTACAAATGAAAAATACTTATATGTAGATGGAAAATGGCAAGATCATGTTACTTATTATATAGTAAATAATAATATATAA
- a CDS encoding MFS transporter, translating into MILVAVCDSTRGIFIPIFKNEFNVNNTKIGLMITISTLGYTVFTYLGGILCQKKGQKRVYSIGLLIISISFLLLNFTPNYIILVILMFLINGGQAFLAISSNTIIPIIFISFQAIIMNLAHFNYGMGLALSQRISGMLLYRGITWRRIYLYLSIITFIVYLLLFFINVPVINKLKDDNKLKSKEIFKDKLLYFYIFALGFYVFSEIATGNWFVNLMENGYKYNKNQSSYYIFLFSALFALGRLLGGFLVEKFNYIKAVCTSLTVALIMYSIGITLGQKGLILISLSGIFFSIVYPTVVLTISKVYSTNSSYVTGIVVTLSSFVNMIINFLMGYLNDLIGIYISYYLIPISLFISLMFMFLIHKNIKKLV; encoded by the coding sequence ATGATACTAGTAGCGGTTTGTGATAGTACAAGGGGGATTTTTATTCCTATATTCAAAAATGAGTTTAATGTAAATAATACTAAAATAGGATTAATGATTACTATAAGTACATTGGGCTACACAGTATTTACATATTTGGGTGGAATATTATGCCAAAAGAAAGGCCAGAAGAGAGTTTATTCTATAGGACTTTTAATAATAAGCATATCTTTTTTACTATTAAATTTTACGCCTAATTATATAATTCTTGTTATTTTAATGTTTTTGATAAACGGAGGCCAAGCTTTCTTAGCTATATCTAGCAATACGATAATACCTATAATTTTTATAAGTTTTCAGGCTATAATAATGAATTTAGCTCATTTTAATTATGGAATGGGATTAGCTTTATCACAAAGAATTTCTGGTATGCTTTTGTATAGAGGTATAACGTGGAGAAGAATATACCTTTATTTATCAATTATAACTTTCATAGTATATCTATTGTTATTTTTTATTAATGTACCTGTGATTAATAAGTTAAAAGACGATAATAAATTAAAATCCAAAGAAATTTTTAAAGATAAATTATTATATTTTTATATATTTGCATTAGGATTTTATGTATTTAGTGAAATAGCTACAGGAAATTGGTTTGTTAATTTAATGGAGAATGGATATAAATATAATAAAAATCAAAGTTCATACTATATATTTCTATTTTCAGCCTTATTTGCTTTAGGGAGATTATTAGGGGGATTTTTAGTAGAAAAATTCAACTATATAAAGGCTGTATGTACATCTCTGACTGTGGCTTTAATAATGTATTCTATAGGTATAACATTAGGACAAAAAGGGCTAATTTTGATATCATTATCTGGAATATTTTTTTCTATAGTATATCCTACAGTAGTATTAACTATTAGCAAAGTATATTCTACGAATAGTTCTTATGTAACAGGAATAGTAGTAACCTTATCTTCTTTTGTAAATATGATTATAAATTTTCTAATGGGATATCTAAATGATTTAATAGGTATTTATATATCATATTATCTTATTCCTATAAGTTTGTTTATTTCTTTAATGTTCATGTTTTTAATACACAAAAATATAAAAAAATTAGTTTAA
- a CDS encoding tRNA threonylcarbamoyladenosine dehydratase produces MENWLERTEFLIGKEAIEKLNKSKVVVLGVGGVGSFVIEALVRSGVGNIAIVDNDTIDITNINRQIHANLNTVGKSKVEVMKERILSINPKCNVKIHQVFINEDNISEIVDKDTDYVVDAIDTASSKILSIVWCDKNNINIISSMGTANKLYPSKLKIADIYDTKVCPLAKIMRYELRKRNIKSLKVLYSEETPIKNNNRPLNDKGRPTPASIAFVPSCAGLIIAGEVVRDIIK; encoded by the coding sequence ATGGAGAACTGGTTAGAAAGAACTGAATTTTTAATAGGAAAAGAGGCTATAGAAAAATTAAATAAAAGTAAAGTTGTGGTTTTAGGTGTTGGAGGAGTAGGAAGTTTTGTAATAGAAGCATTAGTTAGATCTGGAGTAGGGAATATAGCAATAGTTGATAATGATACAATAGACATAACTAATATAAATAGACAAATTCATGCTAATCTAAATACTGTTGGAAAATCTAAAGTTGAGGTAATGAAAGAGAGAATATTATCTATAAATCCTAAGTGTAATGTTAAAATTCATCAAGTATTTATAAATGAAGATAATATAAGTGAAATAGTGGATAAAGATACAGATTATGTTGTAGATGCTATAGATACGGCTTCTTCTAAAATATTAAGTATAGTATGGTGTGATAAGAATAATATAAATATAATAAGTAGTATGGGTACAGCAAATAAATTATACCCTAGTAAATTAAAAATAGCAGATATATATGATACTAAAGTATGTCCATTAGCTAAGATTATGAGATATGAACTTAGAAAGAGGAATATAAAAAGTCTGAAGGTTTTATATTCAGAAGAAACTCCAATAAAAAATAATAATAGACCATTAAATGATAAAGGTAGGCCAACGCCAGCTAGTATAGCTTTTGTTCCATCCTGTGCCGGTCTTATAATAGCAGGAGAGGTAGTAAGAGATATAATTAAATAA
- a CDS encoding EFR1 family ferrodoxin (N-terminal region resembles flavodoxins. C-terminal ferrodoxin region binds two 4Fe-4S clusters.) — protein MNGILFYFSGTGNTKWVADKIESKLCKLDNTIHKVNIENVDEDVLNKIHNYDFIIIGTPIYAEMGPKLIQDFVNNIPKAKEKIKCILYSTQGGNTACETESMHKILCDKGYDVVIKINIKMINNYYFSLGKKPDKAEIENILRNAEKKVDLVVDKFSRGERYLENISKTRLFLGKIASKGFNKFLPKLSNNLKSTEHCIKCGMCVRNCPKGNIVFENGGVVFHSNCILCLRCIYICPSNAIFYKEKRIDQIEKNIIKLLDIK, from the coding sequence ATGAATGGGATACTATTTTACTTTAGTGGAACAGGTAATACCAAATGGGTAGCAGATAAAATAGAAAGTAAATTATGCAAATTAGATAATACTATACATAAAGTTAATATAGAAAATGTTGATGAGGATGTATTAAATAAAATTCATAATTATGATTTTATAATAATAGGAACACCTATCTATGCTGAGATGGGGCCAAAACTAATACAGGATTTTGTTAATAATATTCCTAAAGCAAAAGAAAAAATTAAATGCATACTATATTCAACTCAAGGTGGCAATACTGCTTGTGAAACAGAGAGTATGCATAAAATTTTATGTGATAAGGGTTATGATGTAGTTATAAAGATTAATATAAAGATGATAAATAATTATTATTTTTCTTTAGGTAAAAAGCCAGATAAAGCTGAAATAGAAAATATATTAAGAAATGCAGAAAAAAAAGTAGATCTAGTTGTAGATAAATTTTCAAGGGGAGAAAGATATTTAGAAAATATAAGTAAAACTAGATTATTTTTGGGGAAAATAGCATCTAAAGGATTTAATAAATTCCTTCCTAAATTATCAAACAATCTTAAATCTACAGAACATTGTATTAAATGTGGTATGTGTGTTAGAAATTGTCCAAAAGGAAATATAGTATTTGAGAATGGAGGAGTAGTTTTTCATAGTAATTGTATATTGTGCTTAAGATGCATATATATATGTCCAAGTAATGCAATATTCTATAAAGAAAAAAGAATAGATCAAATAGAAAAAAATATAATAAAATTATTGGACATAAAATAG
- a CDS encoding hydrolase, with the protein MSNRIEKTPKRVPEIKGVLRSHMIEVPSIIREASGIRVFGKRIKSFVYSTDVAVIKNTNADAVIAVYPFTPQPIITQSLILAADIPVFCGVGGGLTTGKRVVNLALDAEFKGAMGVVVNNPTPNDVIQQIKDTIDIPIVVTVVSEYEDIEARINSGATILNISGAKKTAYIVREIRKRYPDFPIIATGGPSEASIKETIEAGANAITYTPPPASDIFSEVMDKYRFNFKKEHDRMENE; encoded by the coding sequence ATGAGTAACAGAATTGAAAAAACACCTAAACGTGTACCAGAAATAAAAGGTGTATTAAGAAGTCATATGATAGAAGTTCCTTCAATTATTAGAGAAGCTAGTGGTATTAGAGTTTTTGGAAAAAGAATAAAATCCTTTGTATATAGTACAGATGTTGCTGTTATTAAAAATACTAACGCAGATGCTGTAATAGCAGTATATCCTTTTACTCCTCAACCCATAATAACTCAATCTTTAATTTTAGCTGCGGATATTCCTGTTTTTTGTGGCGTAGGAGGAGGATTAACTACTGGAAAAAGAGTTGTTAATTTAGCCTTAGATGCTGAATTTAAAGGTGCTATGGGTGTTGTTGTAAATAATCCAACTCCTAATGATGTAATACAGCAAATAAAAGATACTATAGATATTCCTATTGTAGTAACAGTAGTATCAGAGTATGAAGACATAGAAGCGAGAATTAATTCAGGAGCCACTATACTTAATATATCAGGAGCTAAAAAAACAGCGTACATAGTTAGAGAAATAAGAAAACGATATCCTGACTTCCCTATAATAGCTACGGGAGGGCCAAGTGAAGCTAGCATAAAAGAAACCATAGAAGCAGGTGCAAATGCTATAACATATACACCACCCCCAGCATCAGACATATTTAGTGAAGTTATGGATAAATATAGATTTAATTTTAAAAAGGAACATGATAGAATGGAAAATGAATAA
- a CDS encoding NAD(+) diphosphatase, translating into MKFKYCPLCGEKLIEKYSWDEGGVPYCKKHNIMYFDTPKPCIVVGVIKEEQVLLLKQSYIFKNSKVLLSGYVSSGETVEEAVHREVKEEAGINIKDLKYLGSDYLESKDIVMITFMATYKDGILNKSEEVEWINWIPIKEAIDHMEEDEIGKKIIRKIMKNYL; encoded by the coding sequence ATGAAATTTAAATATTGTCCACTATGTGGGGAAAAATTAATTGAAAAATATAGTTGGGATGAGGGGGGAGTCCCATACTGTAAAAAGCATAACATAATGTATTTTGATACTCCTAAACCATGTATTGTAGTAGGTGTAATTAAAGAAGAGCAGGTTTTGTTATTAAAGCAAAGTTACATATTTAAAAATTCTAAAGTTCTTTTATCAGGATATGTATCTAGTGGAGAGACCGTTGAAGAAGCCGTTCACAGGGAAGTTAAAGAAGAAGCTGGTATTAATATAAAAGATTTGAAATATCTAGGGAGTGATTATCTAGAGAGTAAAGATATAGTTATGATTACATTTATGGCAACATATAAAGACGGAATTTTAAACAAATCAGAAGAAGTAGAATGGATTAATTGGATACCTATAAAAGAAGCTATAGATCACATGGAAGAAGATGAAATAGGGAAAAAAATAATAAGAAAAATAATGAAAAATTATTTGTGA
- the sfsA gene encoding DNA/RNA nuclease SfsA, which produces MKITKNILKAEFIKRPNRFQAYVKINKEIEMVHVPNTGRCREILTPGSTVILREENNENRKTRYDLIAGYKGDMLISIDSQIPNKVVHEALMNFKIEILKEYTNIKREKTFGKSRFDFKLEKENGQIYYLEVKGVTLENDGLTMFPDAPTERGTKHILELIDVKNKGMGAGVLFLIQLNGVKKFTPNHKMDENFGKALRLAKEKGVDILAYDCLVEENSISLNNPVPIEI; this is translated from the coding sequence TTGAAAATAACTAAAAATATATTAAAAGCTGAATTTATAAAAAGGCCAAATAGATTTCAAGCTTATGTAAAAATAAATAAGGAAATAGAAATGGTTCATGTACCCAATACCGGAAGATGTAGAGAGATATTAACACCAGGCTCTACGGTTATATTGAGGGAAGAAAATAATGAAAATAGAAAAACTCGATATGATTTAATAGCTGGATATAAAGGAGATATGCTTATAAGTATAGATTCCCAAATACCTAATAAGGTGGTTCATGAAGCATTAATGAACTTTAAAATAGAAATTCTTAAAGAATACACTAACATTAAAAGGGAAAAAACCTTTGGGAAAAGTAGATTTGATTTTAAATTAGAAAAAGAAAATGGACAAATATACTATTTAGAAGTAAAAGGGGTAACTCTTGAAAATGATGGTTTAACTATGTTTCCAGATGCCCCTACAGAAAGAGGAACAAAACATATATTAGAACTTATAGATGTGAAAAATAAAGGAATGGGGGCAGGAGTACTATTTTTAATACAATTAAATGGTGTGAAAAAATTTACACCGAATCATAAAATGGATGAGAATTTTGGAAAAGCTTTAAGGTTAGCAAAAGAAAAGGGTGTAGATATTTTAGCCTATGATTGTTTAGTTGAAGAGAATAGTATTTCTTTAAATAATCCTGTGCCAATAGAAATCTAG
- a CDS encoding pro-sigmaK processing inhibitor BofA family protein: MGIEYIAYFILAIFLLFVVVKIFSWPLKVLLSLIGNAILGTVLLFILNVIGGAFNFYIGINIWTALIAGFFGIPGVIFLIIFKLFL; encoded by the coding sequence ATGGGAATAGAATATATTGCTTATTTTATTTTAGCTATATTTTTGTTGTTTGTAGTGGTAAAAATATTTTCATGGCCATTAAAAGTACTATTAAGTTTAATAGGAAACGCTATTTTAGGAACAGTATTGTTATTTATTTTAAATGTGATTGGAGGAGCCTTCAATTTTTACATAGGTATAAATATATGGACAGCATTAATAGCAGGGTTCTTTGGAATACCAGGGGTTATATTTCTTATAATATTTAAATTATTTTTATAA
- a CDS encoding YaaL family protein — protein sequence MKKLNNMQNEKKLLLESIDSVVSEINNIRRLFENASDPKLIDYAIYMEEALKAKYIYLLKEAKEKGIKVEYCDTIKEVEVG from the coding sequence ATGAAAAAATTAAATAATATGCAAAACGAAAAAAAATTATTACTAGAATCTATAGACAGTGTAGTATCGGAGATAAATAATATAAGAAGATTGTTTGAGAATGCAAGTGATCCTAAGCTAATTGATTATGCTATATATATGGAAGAGGCATTAAAAGCCAAATATATTTATCTCTTAAAAGAAGCTAAAGAAAAAGGTATCAAGGTAGAATATTGTGATACCATAAAAGAAGTTGAAGTAGGATAA
- the recR gene encoding recombination mediator RecR — protein MDFYPIAIEKLIEEFAKLPGIGYKTAQRLTLYVLNLPKEEVKEFSEALVKARGTIKYCSVCGNFTDKDPCAICSNPNRDKSIICVIEQPKDIMSMEKIREYNGVYHVLHGNISPMAGRGPEDIKLRELIRRVDGSVNEVIVATNPNVEGEATAMYISKILKPLGVKVTRIAHGVPVGGDLEYADEVTLAKALEGRIEL, from the coding sequence TTGGATTTTTATCCCATAGCTATAGAAAAATTAATAGAAGAGTTTGCTAAATTACCGGGTATAGGTTATAAAACAGCTCAAAGACTTACTCTATATGTACTAAATTTACCCAAAGAAGAGGTAAAAGAATTTTCAGAGGCCTTAGTAAAAGCTAGAGGTACAATTAAATATTGTTCTGTATGTGGCAATTTTACAGATAAGGATCCCTGTGCTATATGCAGCAATCCTAATAGAGATAAATCTATTATTTGTGTAATAGAACAACCTAAGGATATAATGTCTATGGAGAAAATAAGAGAATATAATGGAGTATACCATGTATTACATGGCAATATATCTCCTATGGCAGGAAGAGGTCCTGAAGACATAAAATTACGAGAATTAATAAGAAGAGTAGATGGTAGTGTAAATGAAGTTATAGTTGCTACTAATCCTAATGTAGAAGGAGAAGCAACAGCTATGTATATATCTAAAATATTAAAACCTCTAGGAGTTAAAGTTACAAGAATTGCCCACGGAGTACCAGTAGGTGGGGATTTAGAGTATGCAGATGAGGTTACTTTAGCTAAAGCTTTAGAAGGAAGAATAGAATTATAA
- a CDS encoding YbaB/EbfC family nucleoid-associated protein, whose protein sequence is MAKGGFPNMGGANMNNLMKQAQKLQQDMEKMQGEMEKKEFSATVGGGAVIAVANGKKQIVDIKIKPEVVDEDDIEMLQDLIMSACNEALKKAEEDTSSEMKRLTGGMNLPGMF, encoded by the coding sequence ATGGCAAAAGGTGGATTCCCTAACATGGGTGGAGCAAATATGAATAACTTAATGAAACAGGCTCAGAAACTTCAACAAGATATGGAAAAAATGCAGGGAGAAATGGAAAAGAAAGAATTCTCAGCTACAGTTGGAGGAGGAGCAGTTATAGCCGTTGCTAATGGCAAAAAACAAATAGTAGATATAAAAATCAAACCAGAAGTTGTAGATGAAGATGACATAGAAATGCTTCAAGATTTAATAATGAGTGCATGCAATGAAGCTTTAAAGAAAGCTGAAGAAGACACTTCAAGTGAAATGAAAAGATTAACTGGAGGAATGAACTTACCAGGAATGTTCTAA
- the dnaX gene encoding DNA polymerase III subunit gamma/tau, whose product MAYTALYREWRPRTFKEVVGQKHITVTLKNQVIEKRIAHAYLFCGTRGTGKTSTAKILSKAVNCLNPKDGEPCNECEICNKINSGTLMDVIEMDAASKRKLEDIKEVIENVKYPPQEGKNKVYIMDEVHMLTQEAVNAFLKTLEEPPSNVIFILATTDPQKLPITILSRCQRFDFRRIRNEEIFERLRSIVSEQGIYADDKSLNLIARMSDGAMRDALSILDQVISTGDGKVEYDQVLDMLGLVTNENLLRITNSIIEKDVEKSMRIIEDIVLSGKDIYNFIKDMITHLRNILMVKVSKNPNEILDMSSENIDLVKEQAEKIRIEEIMRNIKILQEAEQQSKWVKQSRIYLELAVLKMCKIEYDTSKEVILSRLNKIEELIKSGNIKLAMKEEKKKTESKEFDIKKIKENIKDDKIEENLIEEYNKDSKLTVETVKKMWHDILEAFKARRLMVLYAALVTANITSCKEGTITLNYNKQYSFNKKRLEKPENNKIVQEIFSEVLKEKIRIIYTVEEKAKEESLSEEILKNTFGENILEIIDE is encoded by the coding sequence GTGGCTTATACCGCATTATATAGAGAGTGGAGACCAAGAACATTTAAAGAGGTAGTTGGACAAAAACATATAACAGTAACACTTAAGAATCAAGTTATAGAAAAAAGAATAGCTCATGCTTATCTTTTTTGTGGAACAAGGGGTACTGGAAAAACATCTACAGCTAAAATACTATCAAAGGCAGTAAATTGTTTAAATCCTAAGGATGGTGAACCTTGTAATGAATGTGAAATTTGTAATAAAATAAATAGTGGAACTTTAATGGATGTAATAGAAATGGATGCTGCATCTAAGAGAAAATTAGAGGATATAAAAGAAGTTATAGAAAATGTAAAATATCCACCACAGGAAGGAAAAAACAAGGTTTACATAATGGATGAGGTTCATATGTTAACTCAAGAAGCAGTAAATGCTTTTTTAAAAACTTTAGAAGAACCCCCAAGTAATGTAATATTCATATTAGCAACCACAGATCCTCAAAAATTACCTATAACTATATTATCTAGATGTCAAAGATTTGATTTTAGAAGAATAAGAAATGAAGAAATATTTGAAAGGCTTAGATCCATAGTATCAGAACAGGGAATATATGCAGATGATAAAAGCCTTAATCTTATAGCTAGAATGTCAGATGGGGCTATGAGAGATGCTCTTAGTATATTAGATCAAGTTATATCTACTGGAGATGGGAAAGTAGAGTATGATCAAGTTTTAGATATGCTAGGATTAGTTACTAATGAAAATCTTCTAAGAATTACGAACAGTATAATAGAAAAAGATGTAGAAAAATCTATGAGAATAATAGAAGATATAGTATTAAGTGGAAAAGATATATATAATTTTATAAAAGATATGATAACCCATCTTAGAAATATACTTATGGTTAAAGTAAGTAAAAATCCAAATGAAATATTAGATATGTCCAGTGAAAATATTGATTTAGTAAAAGAGCAGGCTGAAAAAATAAGAATAGAAGAAATAATGAGGAATATAAAAATACTTCAAGAGGCAGAACAACAATCTAAATGGGTAAAACAAAGTAGAATATATTTAGAATTGGCTGTACTTAAAATGTGTAAAATAGAATATGATACATCTAAAGAAGTAATACTTTCAAGGCTTAATAAAATAGAAGAGCTTATAAAATCAGGTAATATAAAATTAGCAATGAAGGAAGAAAAGAAAAAAACAGAATCAAAAGAATTTGATATAAAAAAAATAAAAGAAAATATAAAAGATGATAAAATAGAAGAAAATCTAATAGAAGAATATAATAAAGACTCTAAATTAACCGTAGAAACTGTAAAAAAAATGTGGCATGATATATTAGAAGCTTTTAAAGCAAGAAGACTTATGGTATTATATGCAGCATTAGTTACGGCTAATATAACAAGTTGCAAAGAAGGTACTATTACCTTAAATTATAATAAACAGTATTCTTTTAATAAAAAAAGATTAGAAAAACCAGAAAATAATAAAATAGTACAAGAAATTTTTTCTGAGGTACTAAAAGAAAAGATTAGAATAATATATACTGTAGAAGAAAAGGCTAAAGAAGAAAGTTTATCAGAAGAAATTTTAAAAAATACTTTTGGAGAGAATATACTAGAAATAATTGATGAATAG
- a CDS encoding ABC transporter permease — protein sequence MKTLIRLELKKFTLRPHLIGLIIANIIILFLSVSTSSIISNGAGALPTVGSPTMQLDTTTLAAMLTRATLIVWEAVLISLFIIEEYRNKTINLLFTYPVNRAKLIFAKVILVCGIMLLFYICSSIFQNFSIFLLSRQFNFVTYGFQNLFIQVLIGISTILIGLLPLCIGMVKKSSIATIVASIILMAFTSNSQGSTAGLLSMPLVAIILGLIGATFSILMIRKMIYSDLYD from the coding sequence GTGAAAACACTAATTCGATTAGAACTTAAAAAATTTACATTAAGACCACATTTGATTGGACTTATAATAGCAAATATTATCATTTTGTTTTTGAGCGTTTCTACTTCCTCGATTATATCCAATGGAGCAGGTGCGCTCCCAACGGTCGGATCCCCGACAATGCAATTAGACACCACGACTTTAGCGGCAATGCTTACAAGAGCCACATTGATTGTTTGGGAAGCTGTGTTAATCTCCTTGTTTATCATCGAAGAGTATCGCAACAAAACAATTAATTTACTTTTCACTTATCCAGTAAATCGGGCTAAATTGATTTTTGCTAAAGTAATTTTGGTTTGTGGGATAATGCTTCTTTTTTATATTTGTTCGAGCATTTTCCAAAATTTTAGTATATTTCTTTTAAGTAGACAGTTTAATTTTGTGACATATGGCTTTCAAAACTTGTTTATTCAGGTTCTTATTGGAATATCAACAATCTTAATTGGATTACTCCCGTTGTGTATTGGCATGGTTAAAAAATCGTCTATAGCTACAATCGTAGCGTCAATTATCTTAATGGCTTTTACTTCAAACTCACAAGGAAGTACAGCAGGGCTTTTGTCCATGCCTTTGGTTGCTATTATCCTCGGACTGATAGGGGCAACCTTTTCAATACTTATGATTAGGAAAATGATATATTCTGATTTGTATGATTAA
- a CDS encoding ABC transporter ATP-binding protein produces the protein MTYAIETDCLSKSIGNHVILKDITMRVKQGEIYGFLGANGAGKTSLMKTLYHIMIPTSGTVALLGEEIKGYNNTVFSRIGSIIETPMFYENFDAQKNMELHCEYMGSGFDQINDTISMFGLSNTINKPVKNFSLGMKQRLALARAFLTRPDLLILDEPINGLDPQGIIEIRELLLRINQEYNTTIFISSHILDELSKIADTIGVIDSGSMIAEISMSEIKQKGINLETYYLDLLKEVGKCENTNSIRT, from the coding sequence ATGACTTATGCAATAGAAACGGATTGTCTATCAAAATCCATAGGCAATCATGTGATACTGAAGGATATTACTATGCGGGTAAAGCAAGGGGAGATTTATGGATTTTTAGGAGCCAATGGAGCAGGTAAAACCTCGCTGATGAAGACGTTGTATCACATTATGATACCGACATCGGGAACAGTGGCTCTATTGGGAGAAGAAATAAAAGGGTATAACAATACGGTTTTTTCCCGTATTGGCAGTATTATTGAAACGCCTATGTTCTATGAAAACTTTGATGCCCAAAAAAACATGGAATTGCATTGTGAATATATGGGCAGCGGGTTTGACCAAATAAATGATACCATATCAATGTTTGGGCTTTCAAACACTATCAATAAACCCGTTAAAAACTTTTCATTAGGAATGAAACAAAGATTAGCCCTTGCAAGAGCATTCCTCACCAGACCTGATTTACTTATTTTAGATGAACCCATCAATGGATTAGACCCACAAGGTATTATTGAAATTCGAGAACTACTGTTGCGCATTAACCAGGAATACAATACGACCATATTTATATCCAGCCATATTCTTGATGAGCTATCAAAAATAGCCGATACGATAGGCGTTATAGATAGTGGTTCAATGATTGCAGAAATTTCAATGTCCGAGATTAAACAAAAGGGGATAAATCTTGAAACATACTATTTGGATTTGCTAAAGGAGGTAGGTAAATGTGAAAACACTAATTCGATTAGAACTTAA
- a CDS encoding DUF4177 domain-containing protein yields the protein MVGFEYTTLAVELKDINDGNSLTDLLNLHGKNGWELVSTTTQSCLGSSQYALIGITQKMFLILKRQLQ from the coding sequence ATGGTTGGATTTGAATATACGACACTTGCTGTAGAACTCAAAGATATTAATGACGGCAATAGTTTGACTGATCTGCTAAATTTACATGGCAAAAATGGATGGGAATTAGTTTCCACTACAACACAATCATGCCTAGGTAGCTCACAATATGCCTTGATTGGCATTACTCAAAAAATGTTCCTTATTTTGAAAAGGCAACTGCAATAG